TTCACGAGCATGCTGAAACTCTTAGAATTTAATTTATTCAATGTGGAAACATGGGGTATTCTGTTCCCGGTTTTAGCCTGGATTGCAAGTGTTTTCACATTCATCTACAGTATGATTATTGTGTTCAAGACGTTTACTGGAAAATATCAGCCGGAAAAATTAGATAAGGTACCACATGAAGCACCTCTTGGAATGCTTATATCGCCGATTATTCTCGCGTCACTTGTCGTTTTATTCGGGATCTTTCCAAATGTGCTGTCTTTCAGCATTATTGAACCGGCAACAGCCTCCATCCTTCCATACTTACTGGAGGACGGGGAACAGTTTCATGTTCATATCTCACACTGGCATGGATGGGGCCCTGAGCTGTACATGACTCTTGGCGTTATTGGCCTTGGTATCCTGCTGTATTTGGGTTTGGCAAAGTGGAAGTTGGTATACAAACTGTTTCCGGAAAAACTTACGCTCAATAAGGCTTACGATGTATCCTTAAGAGGATTGGATAAAGGATCCTTGAAAGTACAGGAGCTCTATATGACGGGTTTCCTTCGCGACTATCTTGGCTACATTTTTACATTTGTTGTACTGATGACAGGATGGGCACTTTTTTCTAAATCCGCCTTTACGTTTGAAACAGCCGGAAATGCTCCCATCGGCATATACGAAATTGTTCTCGCTGCTGTCATGATATTGGGTGCCGTAACAATTTTATTTGCAAAATCCAGACTGACATCCATCATTGCCCTTGGATCAGTCGGATACGGGGTGGCACTGTTCTTCGTATTTTTCAGGGCACCTGACCTTGCATTAACACAGCTCGTTATCGAAACAATTTCAGTCTCATTATTCCTGCTATGCTTTTATTATTTGCCGGAACTGCAAAAACGGGAGAAACTCCCGTTTAAACTTGCGAATTTCCTGGTTTCCCTTGGAGTTGGAACAGTTGTCACACTAATTGCCCTGTCTGCAAACAGTCAAAGAGTTTCAGAAACCATCTCTTCCTACTTTATAGAAAACAGCTACAAAGAGGCAGGCGGCAAAAATATGGTCAACGTCATTCTGGTAGACTTCAGGGGCTTTGATACTTTATTTGAAATAACTGTCCTGGGAATAGCTGCTCTTGGTATTTTTGCGATGGTCAAGCTGCGGTTGTCGAAGGGGGAAGAGTCATGAAGCGAACCAACTTGAAAACGAACGATTTAATTTTGCAAACCGTTGTGAATATTGTTTTTTTTATCATCTTTATCTATTCCATATACATTTTTTTCGCTGGCCACTATACACCAGGAGGAGGTTTTGTCGGAGGACTTATGACGTCATCTGCAATTGTCCTTCTGCTTTTAGCGTATGATGTCAAAACGGTTGCTACCGTCATTCCGGTTAATTTTCTAAAAGTCGCGGCAACTGGCCTGCTTGTTGCGCTTGGTACAGGACTAGCCTCCTTCTTGTATGGGGTCCCGTTTTTGACACATGCGCACGGGCCGGTTCACCTTCCTGTTTTGGGAGAGGTCGAGGTCGCCTCTGCAACGGCTTTTGACCTTGGAGTATATTTGGTTGTTGTGGGCGTTACCATGACCATCATTCAAACGATTGGAGAGACTGAATAATGGAAGTGATGATGTCGATTGTATGCGGAATATTATTTATGGCCGCCACTTATTTAATGCTCTCAAAGAGTTTGCTTAGAATCATTATCGGGACAGGACTGCTAAGTCATGGTGCTCATCTGCTGATTTTAACGATGGGCGGACTTAAAGGCGGGGCTGCGCCGCTTCTTGGGGAAAAGGCAAAATCGTACGTTGATCCGCTGCCGCAGGCACTGATCCTGACCGCCATAGTAATCAGTTTCGGAGTGACGGCCTTTATGCTCGTTCTTGCGTACCGGTCTTATCAGGAGCTTGGAACGGATAACATGGATCACATGAGAGGAACTGATTCACATGAGTAACAACCTGGTCATGATGCCGCTGATTTTCCCTTTAATAGGCGGCATATTATTAATTTTCTTTAATAAAAAGCCAATTGTACAAAGAATTCTGAGCGTCATTTTTTCTATAGCCGCTCTCACTGCATCCTCCATTCTCGTTTGGACTGTTCACAAAAACGGAATTCAGATTGTGGAAATTGGAGGATGGGCCCCGCCTTACGGAATAACCTTTGTTGCGGACATGTATGCCAGTCTGCTTGTCCTGACCACTAGTATTATAGGATTGACAGGGGTTTTGTATTCTTTCCGTACAGTGGGAAAAGCGCGGGAGTACTTTTTTTACTATCCTGCCGTCCAATTTTTGCTGACGGGTGTTACCGGTGCTTTTTTAACAGGAGATATATTCAATTTGTTCGTATTCTTCGAAGTCCTGTTAATGGCTTCCTATGTTCTAATGGTATTGGGCGGAACAAAAAGGCAGCTGAGGGAATCCATTAAATACATTGCGGTAAATATCTTTTCCTCCGCTCTATTCGTCATTACAGTCGCATTTCTTTATGCCGTTACAGGCACACTTAATATGGCGGACTTGAGTGTCAAAATAAGCGAAAACGGACAATCGGGGCTGCTGACCGTAATTGCCATTCTATTTCTCATTGTGTTTGGAATGAAGGGGGCCATTTTCCCTCTGTACTTCTGGATGCCAGGTTCCTATCAGGCACCGCCAGCAGCGGTATCAGCCCTATTCGGCGCCCTGCTGACGAAGGTTGGAGTGTACGCCATTACGAGAGTGTACACGCTGATTTTTATTCATGATAAAGCCTTCACTCATGGAATTCTGGCGTGGCTTGCTGCCTTAACTATTCTGTTTGGCGTTATTGGAGCCATAGCTTATTGGGATGTTAAAAAGATTGTGATCTACAATATTATTACGGCAGTAGGTGTTATTCTGTTCGGGGTAGCTGTGGCTAACCCGGCAGGAATCGAGGGCTCGATTTACTATTTGCTCCACGATATGATCATCAAGGGGGCTCTTTTCTTCCTGGCAGGAATTATGATCAGTATTACCGGAACCTCTAATTTAAAGAAAATGGGGGGACTGATTCAGCATTATCCGCTCGCCGGATGGATGTTCTTCCTGTCAGCCATTGCCCTTGCAGGCATACCTCCGCTAAGCGGATTTATCGGTAAGCTTAAGGTTATTCAAGGCGGATTTGAGGCGGGTGAATATGCGATATCGCTAGTCGTTCTTTTATCCAGTCTGCTCGTCCTCTATTCGGTTATGAAAATATTTATTAACGGCTTTTGGGGCGAGGAAAAACCTATAAATGGGAATCCTTCCGTAAAAGGAATGGTGTATCCTGCAGTCATCCTGGTGGCGCTGTCTGCAGCATTCGGACTGGGAACAGAATTCATCGCCCCTTTTATTACACAGGCGTCTGAGACTTTATTGGACCCGTCAATATATATAGAAGCCGTTTTAAAGGAGCAGTGATGTAAATGGCTTTTCAGTTATTGCTTAATTTCTTTATTGCATTTTTATGGATGTTTCTTCAAAATACATACACACTTGTAACCTTTACCGTTGGATTACTCTTCGGATTGCTGATTATCTTTGGGATGAGGCGTTTTTTCTCAACCCGGTTTTATCTTATGAATGTGATCGCTGTTTTTACCCTGCTTACCATTTTTATGAAAGAGCTGATCATGGCCAATCTTTCAGTCTTAAAAATCATCATCACACCGAAGCTGAAACTTACTCCCGGGATCTTCTCATATGAAACCGAGCTTACAAAAGCATGGGAAATTACTGTTCTTTCTAATTTGATTACTTTAACACCCGGAACACTGGTAGTAGAAATTTCAGACGACAACAAAACTCTTTATATTCATGCTATGGATATAAGCAGTGAAGAAGAAGCCAGGAAAGATATACGCGATTCATTTGAGAAAGCAATCAAGGAGGTGAGCCGGTAATATGTTCGAAACAGTCATGAAGCTGTCTTTACTCATTCTGGCCCTCTCCACCCTCTTCTATTTTTACCGCCTTGTAAAAGGTCCGACCGTTCCCGACCGGGTCGTCGCCCTTGATGCAATCGGCATTAACCTGATTGGACTGACAGGGGTTACTTCCGTCCTCCTGAAGACCAATGCCTTTTTGGATGTAATCCTATTACTTGGAATTCTTGCATTTATCGGCACAGTGGCTTTCTCCAAATTTCTTGAGAAAGGAGAAATAATCGAAAATGACCGCAATCAGTGAATGGATCATTGCCGCCCTTATCCTTCTTGGTGCCTTGCTTTGTTTAATTGCCTCCATTGGCGTCCTGAGGCTCCCTGACGTTTACACCCGGAACCACGCAGCGTCCAAAGGGGCAACCTTAGGTGTTATGTTTCTGCTGCTCGGAGTTTTTCTATACTTTCTCCTGATACAAGGGCATTTCAACTCAAGAGTATTGCTAGGAATTGTGTTTGTATTTATTACATCACCTGTTGCAGGACATTTGATCATGAGGGCCGCCTTCAACACGAAAATTCCTTTATGGGAGAATAGTGTGCAAAACGATCTTCAGAAGAAAAGGGCAGCGGAGATTAAACAGCATGAAACCTGATTACGCTGAAGACCTTATTGAACGAATGAAGCGCCATGCGGTGTCAGGAAACAAAGAAGCTATGGAAGCCTATATGAAAAATCAATTTACCTTTCTCGGTATCAAGGCTCCTGAACGAAAAAGACTCCTCACACAATATGCAGCGGAAAACGGGTGG
The Metabacillus sp. FJAT-52054 genome window above contains:
- a CDS encoding Na(+)/H(+) antiporter subunit B, with protein sequence MKRTNLKTNDLILQTVVNIVFFIIFIYSIYIFFAGHYTPGGGFVGGLMTSSAIVLLLLAYDVKTVATVIPVNFLKVAATGLLVALGTGLASFLYGVPFLTHAHGPVHLPVLGEVEVASATAFDLGVYLVVVGVTMTIIQTIGETE
- a CDS encoding Na(+)/H(+) antiporter subunit C, which encodes MEVMMSIVCGILFMAATYLMLSKSLLRIIIGTGLLSHGAHLLILTMGGLKGGAAPLLGEKAKSYVDPLPQALILTAIVISFGVTAFMLVLAYRSYQELGTDNMDHMRGTDSHE
- a CDS encoding Na+/H+ antiporter subunit D translates to MSNNLVMMPLIFPLIGGILLIFFNKKPIVQRILSVIFSIAALTASSILVWTVHKNGIQIVEIGGWAPPYGITFVADMYASLLVLTTSIIGLTGVLYSFRTVGKAREYFFYYPAVQFLLTGVTGAFLTGDIFNLFVFFEVLLMASYVLMVLGGTKRQLRESIKYIAVNIFSSALFVITVAFLYAVTGTLNMADLSVKISENGQSGLLTVIAILFLIVFGMKGAIFPLYFWMPGSYQAPPAAVSALFGALLTKVGVYAITRVYTLIFIHDKAFTHGILAWLAALTILFGVIGAIAYWDVKKIVIYNIITAVGVILFGVAVANPAGIEGSIYYLLHDMIIKGALFFLAGIMISITGTSNLKKMGGLIQHYPLAGWMFFLSAIALAGIPPLSGFIGKLKVIQGGFEAGEYAISLVVLLSSLLVLYSVMKIFINGFWGEEKPINGNPSVKGMVYPAVILVALSAAFGLGTEFIAPFITQASETLLDPSIYIEAVLKEQ
- a CDS encoding Na+/H+ antiporter subunit E, with protein sequence MAFQLLLNFFIAFLWMFLQNTYTLVTFTVGLLFGLLIIFGMRRFFSTRFYLMNVIAVFTLLTIFMKELIMANLSVLKIIITPKLKLTPGIFSYETELTKAWEITVLSNLITLTPGTLVVEISDDNKTLYIHAMDISSEEEARKDIRDSFEKAIKEVSR
- a CDS encoding Na(+)/H(+) antiporter subunit F1; its protein translation is MFETVMKLSLLILALSTLFYFYRLVKGPTVPDRVVALDAIGINLIGLTGVTSVLLKTNAFLDVILLLGILAFIGTVAFSKFLEKGEIIENDRNQ
- the mnhG gene encoding monovalent cation/H(+) antiporter subunit G, which gives rise to MTAISEWIIAALILLGALLCLIASIGVLRLPDVYTRNHAASKGATLGVMFLLLGVFLYFLLIQGHFNSRVLLGIVFVFITSPVAGHLIMRAAFNTKIPLWENSVQNDLQKKRAAEIKQHET